CAGCCGATTATTTCTATTCGATCCCCTCTGCCCCTCTGATTTGCTCACGTTACGTAGTGGCCAGCAACTACTTCCAGATGATTACGAGTCTGACCGGCCGTCGTGACTACTGAGGCCGTCTGATTCGGCCTTTGCGTTGTATGTATGTATATGTCTATGGGGCTTGTTTGTTAGTCGATCAAGGCGGTGCCGCGTAGGTACCCAATCCTACATTTCATGGTTCTCTAGACCCGATTATCAGATATGAATATTACGGGGTTCGACCTGATGGTAATGGTCTGTATGGCAATTGCGGTGGTCAGCATGAGCTACACGTTTCCGGCGTTGGGACTCACTGATTCATCGGTCGACGAAAACGACATCCCGGAGTTCGAGATCGAGTCGGACCGGTTTGACTTTGCGGGCCAGTTTCCAGAGAATCCGGGAACGCCGTCCCAAGGCAGCTTAGAGGTATCTGACGGGGATGGGGACCAAGTGACGTTACACGACAATGGGACGCATAGCGTCCAACTGAGTGCCGTCAATAACACCAGCAGTCCGAACCTGACGCCGCAGGTGTATCTGGGCAAGTACAACGATTCGTCGTCGAGTCCACAACTTGAGAGTGTTACGCTGGAGTATCTCGGAGACGAGGCAATCCTCGAGGCATTCGAGTACGAGCTGGAGCTCACCTGGACGTCGACGAGAAATGCAGACCAAAGCGACGAGACGGCAGTCGTTGACTATGAGATCGTTAGTCAGCCGGGAGACGAGGGCTGGCTTACGCGGGTGCCGATCATCGGCGGGATCGTCAGTAGTGGCGAGGCGATCGCCAACGTTGTAGGCTGGATCGGATCAATCATTTGGTGGGGAGTGGCGGTCGCGTTCGAGACGATCGTGAACGTTGTGGGGCTGGTGTTCGACGTGGCGACCTACTTCATCGGTACGTTCACCTGGATGATCACAGCGTACACTGGGATCGTCTCTGGGGCCGGTTCGTGGGCTGCGGTGTTCGTCGCGATCCCGGGCATACTCTTGTTTGCTGAACTGGCCAAGGTGGTGATGGTCCTCGTCTCACTGCTACCGACGACCTGACTCCCAGCGGTCGGCCGTCGACAAAACCCATTTCGCGAATATGCACACGAACCCACTCACTACCGTGTGCATACTCCACCGATCACCGGGCATCTGGACACGAATAGTATAGGAACCTCTACACTAACACCGGGATATCTGCTCATATGGCCGCTCGAGTTACCCGCAAAACACTACCTATCGGGAATCGTGTGTACGAGACATACAGCTGACCGCACCGAGCATCTGTCTAAAGAAGGTGGGGAGACTGCCGTTTACAGAAGGATAGACCGCACCGACCGCGCATCCTCGAAAGAAGTCCACACCGAATCCCTACCTACTGGAAGTATCGTGATCTGGCAGGCTTTGATGGGTGGAGCAGGAATACCTGCCAATTTCGGGTATGGGCTGCATTCACAAAATAATGGCGGTTCTACACAACTCGCTAGTTGTTCATAACCATTCGAGAACGTCCCTACCCTTATTAACCTGAGATGCCAATAAAGGTATCAGAGATGGGTGGAGCCGTCAGGTATGACGACGTGCAATGCTCCACTGGTAAGAAACCCAACTGTGGAAACTTCCCATCCCGATCACTCCGATCGGGCCGGACACCTAAACGGACACCCCCCATTAATGAGGGACGGGAACTGTCCCGTCTTACCCTTATTAATAGGGGAAAACGGCTAGGACAACGGAATTGGAAGAATACACAGAGGGAATATACCCACACCAACAAAATATAGATAATCATACGGCCCCCCGGAGGGAAGGGAGACATAGGGTCCAACTCGTGGACCAAAAACACACGTCTCGGGTGATGTAACCCGGGAAAACGGGACGAACGGGATTTTAACCGTTCGATAGCTTTTGCTGTCCACGGTGTAGAGTTGATAGAACCGAAAGATGAGACACAGTACCCGTTTACAGACGGTTCTCACAAAGATGATGGCTGATATCCATCCCGCGAAAGACTAGATCAGACGGCAAGCATCGGACACTCTCGCCACTTCTAATAGCAATTTATCGATGGACAGTAGTGAGTAGGGTTTCGTCATCGGGGTATGAAAGGAAGCCAACTTACCGTCCGACTCAGCGACGAATTGATGGAAGAGATCGAGCAGGAATGCAATGACTATCAGTACGAGATTCCGAAGTCAGAAGTAGTACGAGCTGCCCTCGAGACGTACTTTTCGTATGATGGCCATTGTCCCCACTGTGGCAATCAGATCGTTGAGGATTAATCAAGTGGACTCTCGAACCTCTTTCTTCTTTCAGCCGCCAATAGTGTGCTGTAGATCACTAACAGCAAATGAGACGGTCCATTCGTTCACTCCCTCCCATCCTTCCTCCGTCAGGCCGTGCGGCCTTCCTTCGTCGGATGCGCGGTCGGTCGTTCACTTCATGTCGCTCCTCTTCCCTCACGGTTCCTTACGAATACAATCGGTTGCTGACCACTTCTTTAGATAGATGATCGGTGCGGAACCGTTCGGTCAGACCAATTAGAATACTTTGACTGCGCTCGTTACAGGTTACTAAGGATACATGGACATAAGCACCATGTTCATATTGTTAATGTTATTCGGAGATTCCCCTATGGCCATCGGCATTGTATAAACACATATTAACACATTATATTCTATAGGTAGTGGTGTTTCTATGATTCCTCGAGAACGCTTTCATCAACGATCTCGTAAACCCCATTCCCGATATTCCGAACAATATTATGCTCTCGGAGCCGTTTTAGCCGATTCGAGACGTACTGTCGTGTATATCCAAGATCATCTGCTATGTTGCTGGGAACATTTCTCCCCTCCTCTAACTTCTGAAGGATCCTCTCATCAGCCTCATTAAACTCGATATCAGCCATTAGTGGCTGTTGTTGGGGTGCCATTATCAGTATTCATCGTTCTATCTCCGTATAGTTTACTCCTGTGTGTTTACTCAGAGTAAGATATATGTAGATGGCCACTAACGTATCTGATAGCACACGCTCGCCGTCTCATCTCTCGGTATGAATGAGGCGGCCGGTGCTACAACACCGACCGCGTGTGCCGCAGTGGATAGCGACAACCATGTCAACCAACGAATCCCACGGTAATGAAACCGATGGATCGCCTAGAAACCAACCAGCACGGACTACAGTGCCTGTTCCGGTAACAGTTCCCGAATCGGTCGAACACGCAGCTCGTGAACGCCACGAGAGAGCCAAGCAGCAAGAACACACTTTCGATTTGTCCGACGAACGTCTCCAGCTCGAGGACTACTTGAGGGACTACGTCGCGATCGAACCGCAGTTCCTGACCCGTGACGTTACGCATACTGAGTACGGCGAGCCTTTGACCCGCGCTCTGTACACGTGCGTCACCGAAGACCAATACGAGGCTATTGTCGACGCTGTGAACGTCTCTGAGGATGCGGCCAATGTTCAGGAATTCGTGCGTAACGCAGTGTCGAAATCTCTCTCAGAGAGCGGTCTATAGGCTCAGAAGGCTATGCCAGACACAATCTGCGACCGTTGCGGGACAGAGTACGACACGGACCGCGAGACGTCACAATCGTCGTTCGACTCGATGCGCTGTCCGTCGTGTGGGAAACAGAACAGCCCACCAGTAGCTGAGACGGACGGCGGGACTCTTGAGGTTCCGGCCAACGAAAGCGTCCCTGAGACGATCAGAGACACGCTGACAACGATCGAAGGCGACGGGAAAGAGTTACACGTTCATTTCCACTTCCACGGTTGAACGAGTTCGGAGTCCAAGCCGGTGTCCAGGCCCGTGTAACTCTTCCCTCTTCGGTCTGTCTAACAGTAGTATAATCCGATTTTAAGTCAATCTCTCCTAAACAACCGTTTCGATGGTTGATATTGAGTGTGAGAAATGCGGTTACGAGTGGGATTATACAGGCGAGCTCATGACAACAACGTGTCCCCGGTGCAATCTGAAAACTCCCACACCACTCGATGAAGAAGTCGAATCAAACGCGGATGAATCAATTCGCGAAAGAGAAGTGAGAGCGCAAGAACGGACAGCTGATGCCCTGGAACGGATTGCGAGTGTGCTGGAGCGAGTCGAGTAAATTCTCTACATTGATGGTTTAAGTAGCCTATCTATCAACGATACATTTGTCGCTCGTAGGCAGGCGGAATTACTGGAATTCCTTCTCGTAAGTACTCTTCACTAATCAAGTCGATAGGTACGCGATTGGCTTCCCTACGAACTACCTCAAGTGTGGGTTGATCGTCATCCGGAAGATCCGATGGCGATAAATCGAGCCCCTCTAATTGGATCTCATGTTCCTCGTTCTTTCTGTCCTCATACACGAGCATGATTCCAACTCGAAATCGGGATACGTCACTATTGTTGACCAACTGTGATATACAATACGAGAAAGGGAACGTAGCATCAGGAAGACTGGCTGGATGGCTCAATCCAGCAACAGTCTCATATTCGACTTCAAGTTTTTCTCCCCGGAGGGTTCCGCCGGGTTTCGCGGTCCAAGTCTCATCTCGTCCAACCCGTGATAAAGGCACGTCTCTCCCGAAAACGATTCTCCCCGGCCCCTGGATATCGGTTACAAACCTCAAACGAAGATTAGTAGCGATTGCTGTGCTTGGGTTAGAGAGCGTGAGATTGACAACGTCACCTGGGAAAGGGTGGTCATCAGGCATTAGAAACGGCGTGTTTGACGGAGGATTGTCTCCGGTCGTGAATTTTAGCACTTCAACGACTGGTTCGAATTCAGCGCCCATAATCCCCACCTGAGTTTGCTGCAATGATTGGATGTCATTTTGTAGGCTGATTTGGTCGTTCTCTAACTTGGCCTGGAGATGTTCAGATCGCGCGATAGAGAGATAAACCCACAAGAGACCAAGCGTGAGGAGGATATTTGTTAGGCCGCTAAACAAGCTGACACGAGAACTCTGAAGGGTAGTCAAATCTCCAGAGACCACCCAAGCAGCAAAAATCAAAGGAATCAGCACGACGACCCCTACTACTCCCCGTATGATCATTCCTCCTTCAATAATGTACTCAATAGGTCGATCCAGACCAGACATTAAATCATACAACACTCCCACCTTATCCCAAAGCCATGAAAGTCGCTCTCCCATGCAGCCTACAACTCAGTAAATTGCCTTGAAACTACTTCAGCGATGGATCTCTAAGGGTTTGTAGATTCCAATATGAAGGGTCAACACAGAAACTCCTTTTCGGACCTGTGGTGCTATACACGATCCTAGAGAGTTAAGAGCGGTATCTGCTTTGTCGATAACTACAACCCTATGACGGCAGTGGGGGCCGTTCATCTCTCGAACGAATGGAGAGTAAATCGGTCGACGTCGAGAACGGCAGTATGGTGAATTCGTCGGAAAGAGGCGGAACCGTAGCCGATCTCCGTCGAGAGTCTGCGGTCATAAGACGGACCGGCGCACCCCTGACCCGCTCGAGACACGACCGGGGGCTATCGACGGAGATCGGGTACGGTTCCGACTCCGGGTACAGCGCTCGGCTCACCGGCCGAAAGCGCCGACAGATCGCCCGACTCCGCCGGGAACACAACCGCGCCCGAATCTCCTCGAAAGCCGACCGGAATCAGGTCTACGGGTTCACCGAGATCAAACGGGTTACCGCCCTGCTCTCACTGTCCGACTCCGTTCGAGAGCAGGCCTGCGCACTCTTTGAATCCGCCCAATCTGAAGGGCTCTTTCAGGGTCGATCGCTCGAGGGGTTCGCAGCCGCCGCGATCTATGCGACCTGTCGGACTCGATCGATCGCTCGGACGATCCACGAGATCACCGCCGTCGCACGCGCAGACAGTGACGAGCTCACGGTCGCCTACGACGCACTGAACCGCGAACTCGGCCTGCAGACGGGGCCGATCGACCCACTCGAGTACCTGCCCCGATTCGCCTCGAAGCTCGAGCTCGGGACGGCCGTCGAGTGTCACGCACGGGAGTACGTCACCGCTTTGCTCGAGGCGGGATTGGTCAGCGGTCGCGATCCCAGTGGCGTCGCAGCGGCGTGTCTCTACAAGGCCACGGGGGATCGCGAGGAGTGGCCGTCGATCACGCAGGTCGCGGCGGCCGAGGTCGCCGGTGTCGCACCGGTGACCATTCGATCGACGGTCTCGAATCTCGACGACCTCTGATTCGATTCTCGAGACGGCAACATCGATGCCCGCCGGTCGGCGCTACGTCGTCCGGAGCGTGTCCGTACTCGGCTCGTAGACCTCGCCTTTCTGTTTGAGCTTGTCGATCTCGTGTTCGGCCTTGGACTGATCCATCCCGATCTCGTCGGCCCGTTCCATGACGATATCGACCGGCGCGCCGTCGTCGTATTCCTCCTCGATGTCGCTGATGAGCTGTTTGAGGTTCTTGATCCGGTCGCGCTGGGACTTCGAGGTGCCGGCTTCGACGATGTCCGCGTCGAACTCGCCGGTTTCGGGGTCGACCCCGACGTCCTGCAGACACGAGCGAACGATCTCGATGACCCGCTCGGCGTCGTCCTGCTCGACCGTATCCGACAGCCGAACGCGGGCGCTCGCCTCCGAGAGGCGAACCAGCGCCTCGAGCTTTCGCGCCGTGACGGGCACCGCCGCGTCCTCGTCGGTCCCTTTCGACCGCAGATCGACGTAGAAGTCCCGGATCGCGTTACGGGCTTCTTCGGTCATCCGCGGGTGGCAGTTCTGCTTCGAGTAGGCGATGTACTTCCGCAGGAGGTCGGCGTCGATCTTCGGATCGACCTGCTCGGTCATCTCGTCGATCTCCTCGGTGCTGACCTCGAGCTGATTCATCTCCTTGCGCTGGGTCGTCAACTCTCCCGCGTAGTTGGTCGTGATGATGTGTTCCGCGAGGTTGCGGTCTTTCTCCTCGTCCGGCGTGTCCGTGACCGTGAAAATCAGGTCGAACCGCGAGATCAGCGCCGGCTCGAGGTCGATCTGTTCGCTGATCGGCTCGTACTGGTCGAAGCGGCCGTACTTGGGGTTGGCCGCGCCCAGCAGCGAACACCGGGACTTGAGCGTGGCGTTGATCCCCGCCTTCGAGACCGAGATTTTCTGTTGCTCTAAGGCCTCGTGCATGGCACTGCGGTCTTCCGAGCGCATTTTATCGAGTTCGTCGATGGCGGCGATCCCCTGATCGGCGAGGACGAGCGCGCCGGCCTCGAGGCTCCACTGCTGGCCGTCGCCGAAGTCGTCGCGGACGGCGGCGGCCGTGAGACCCGCCGAGGACGACCCCTTCCCGGAGGTGTAGACGGATCGGGGTGCGATGTTCTCGATGTAGCCGAGCATCTGCGATTTGCCTGTACCCGGGTCACCGATCAGGAGCATGTGCAGGTCGCCGCGGATCCGCGACCCGTCCGGTAACTTCTTCGTGACGCCGGAGAACAGCTGGAGGATCATCGCGAGCTTCTCCTGATCGTAGCCGTAGATCGAGGGCGCGATGGAGGCGACCATCTGCTCGTAGATGTCCTCGCGGTTCGAGATCTCGTAGATCGCCTTCTTGTCCTCCTCGGTGATGTCCATGTCCTCGAACTGCTCTTCGTCGATCTCGACGGACATCCCCTCCATGTAGAAGTCGAAGACGGGCGACTTCTCCTGTTGGTCGCCCTGTTGCTCGAGCCGGAGGACGCCGGTCGCGGAGACGTGGTCGCCGGGGGTGACCTCGCCGGTGATGTCGTCTTCGATGTTGATGTCGAGGGACTGCGGAGTCTCCCCGCCGCGGAGCCCTTCGGGGCTCTCCTGAATCCGAAGTTTCTGCGAGTCGACGAACTCGGACTGGTCGAAGTTGACGCGGAAGGGCCCCTGTCGTTCACAGCCCTGACACTCGTGGGGCTCCTGGAAGTCGCCGCTGGACTGGGGGACCCGGGTGAGCGTGCCACAGAGCTGGCACTCGAAGGCGGCTTCCTCGATCTTCGGACGGACGTCAGTTGCTTTCCGGATGATGCCCCGTACCTGCACGAGGGAGTTCATGTCCCGGGCGCGGATCTCCCGGATCTCGGGGGACTCCGTGTCGGGGAGGTTCCGGACCCGGACGTGGGCCTGTCCGAGACTCACGTCGATCGGGAGGTCGTACAGCCGCAGCGCCTCCTCGGCGTAGCGCTGGAGCTGTTCCGGCTGGTTGATGAAGTCGTCCGCGAGGTCAGGATCGAACCGGTAGAGGTCCTGCCAGTCGACGTGGAGCGATCGCTGTTCGTTCGGATATCGCTGCGCAAGCTGCTTGATCTCGTTGTCGTAGTAATTGCGGAAGAACTGCTCGAAAGAGTCGACGAGTTCGGAATTTCCCGCTTGCGCCATTGCACTGTCCTAGGACTGCCATCCGGTATAAATGGTCGTATACCGGGGTGAAACTGATCCGATCGATTGACACTCGACGAGCAACTGTCGCGGCCGATGAAGCAGGGAATCGTTCCGAGTTATTCGCTATCGAACCCGCTCGAGGTGGCGTCGTTCCCTGCATCTGCGACCCGAGAAATCGTGAGGTCGAGTTCGACCACGTCGACCCGTCTGTATCCGAGCGGGTCGCGGTGGAATTCGACACGCCGTGTCCGTTCCCTGTCGACGGATCGTCTCTCCGCCGGTGACTTTACTCCGGACAGTTATGTATCCTCGGCCAACGTGTTTTGGAAGCCGACGAACGACCGGACGCTGGATACCGTCTCTGACTCACTCGTCGCCGCCCGTCGTGTCGCCGAGGCTGTCGGCGGCGACGCCGAGCGTGGCGATCGATCGGAACGCTTCTTCGACAGTGAGGTCGACCTCGTGGACCTTCTCGGTGGGCATATGCATCACGTACCCGTTCGTGGCGGGGTTCGGTGCGAGCGGGACCATGATCGTCACCATCTCGTCCTCGCCGGCGCTGGCTTCGACCACGGGCGGCGTCTCTGCGGTGAGAAAACCGAGCATGTACGCCCCTTCGTGGGGGAATTCGACGAGTTTCACGTCCTGGAACTGGTCCGTCTCGTCGTCCAGCAGGAGGCTGCTCGCCCGCCGGATGCTCTCGTAGACGGTGCTGACCCCGGGAATCGTCTCCATCGTCGCGTGGACTCGCTTGGAGAGGTACGTTCCCGGGGTGTACTCCGCGACGATACCGACGAGCAGGAACACCCCGAGTACGGAGAGCAGCGTTGCAAACTGGATCACCGGCACCGGCGGCTCGTCGGCCCAGATGAACGTCACGCCGGTGATAATCGGCGAGAGCACGCCGAGAATGAAATCGAGCACGACGAGGACGACGAGTAGCGTCGCGACCAGCGGAATCGTGATCACAACACCGTTGATGAGCAACCGCTTGAGTCTCGAAACGAGAGCTGCCATGTGTTTTGCCAACTGCGCTGACTCCGAAATCGTTGGGCTTGCGGGCGGATCGGGTATCGATCTGTCGACGGACGAGCGTAACCGCTACTCACACAGGTGGTCACGGGTGATCGATTCCTCGAGTCGTCACGGGGAGACGCAATTTCGTTCCTGCGACATCGGCCGAGCGGACCGGTCGATCGACGCTGCTCGAGGGGAACGGCGCCGGGACGGACCGATTCGGTAGCACGTTCCGTGTCGGGCTCCCATCACACGTTGGAGCGACAGTGATAGCCGCTGGATGCTTCGCTGAGATCAATGGCAACCCAATCCGAACGGGCACGAGTCCCAGTCCGATGCGAGAATTGCGATACGATCCTCGTCG
This portion of the Natrinema salinisoli genome encodes:
- a CDS encoding ribbon-helix-helix protein, CopG family codes for the protein MKGSQLTVRLSDELMEEIEQECNDYQYEIPKSEVVRAALETYFSYDGHCPHCGNQIVED
- a CDS encoding winged helix-turn-helix domain-containing protein is translated as MADIEFNEADERILQKLEEGRNVPSNIADDLGYTRQYVSNRLKRLREHNIVRNIGNGVYEIVDESVLEES
- a CDS encoding transcription initiation factor IIB yields the protein MVNSSERGGTVADLRRESAVIRRTGAPLTRSRHDRGLSTEIGYGSDSGYSARLTGRKRRQIARLRREHNRARISSKADRNQVYGFTEIKRVTALLSLSDSVREQACALFESAQSEGLFQGRSLEGFAAAAIYATCRTRSIARTIHEITAVARADSDELTVAYDALNRELGLQTGPIDPLEYLPRFASKLELGTAVECHAREYVTALLEAGLVSGRDPSGVAAACLYKATGDREEWPSITQVAAAEVAGVAPVTIRSTVSNLDDL
- a CDS encoding minichromosome maintenance protein MCM, which translates into the protein MAQAGNSELVDSFEQFFRNYYDNEIKQLAQRYPNEQRSLHVDWQDLYRFDPDLADDFINQPEQLQRYAEEALRLYDLPIDVSLGQAHVRVRNLPDTESPEIREIRARDMNSLVQVRGIIRKATDVRPKIEEAAFECQLCGTLTRVPQSSGDFQEPHECQGCERQGPFRVNFDQSEFVDSQKLRIQESPEGLRGGETPQSLDINIEDDITGEVTPGDHVSATGVLRLEQQGDQQEKSPVFDFYMEGMSVEIDEEQFEDMDITEEDKKAIYEISNREDIYEQMVASIAPSIYGYDQEKLAMILQLFSGVTKKLPDGSRIRGDLHMLLIGDPGTGKSQMLGYIENIAPRSVYTSGKGSSSAGLTAAAVRDDFGDGQQWSLEAGALVLADQGIAAIDELDKMRSEDRSAMHEALEQQKISVSKAGINATLKSRCSLLGAANPKYGRFDQYEPISEQIDLEPALISRFDLIFTVTDTPDEEKDRNLAEHIITTNYAGELTTQRKEMNQLEVSTEEIDEMTEQVDPKIDADLLRKYIAYSKQNCHPRMTEEARNAIRDFYVDLRSKGTDEDAAVPVTARKLEALVRLSEASARVRLSDTVEQDDAERVIEIVRSCLQDVGVDPETGEFDADIVEAGTSKSQRDRIKNLKQLISDIEEEYDDGAPVDIVMERADEIGMDQSKAEHEIDKLKQKGEVYEPSTDTLRTT
- a CDS encoding DUF502 domain-containing protein, with amino-acid sequence MAALVSRLKRLLINGVVITIPLVATLLVVLVVLDFILGVLSPIITGVTFIWADEPPVPVIQFATLLSVLGVFLLVGIVAEYTPGTYLSKRVHATMETIPGVSTVYESIRRASSLLLDDETDQFQDVKLVEFPHEGAYMLGFLTAETPPVVEASAGEDEMVTIMVPLAPNPATNGYVMHMPTEKVHEVDLTVEEAFRSIATLGVAADSLGDTTGGDE